TAAAAATGTTAGAGGCAAGACCCGCTCCTTCCGGCAGGATGCCTGTAGTAATGACATCCCAGTCTGGTGGCACAATGGTTCATGAAGCATGTGGGCATGGGTTAGAAGCCGACCTGGCACAAAAAAAGCTGTCCGTATATGCCGGCAAGAAAGGGGAGCAGGTTGCAGCACCCGAGGTTACTGTAATTGATGATGGAACAATGAAAAAATATGGTTATCTCACCTGGGATGATGAAGGTGTAAAAAGCCGCAGAAATACGCTCATCAAAAAGGGCGTACTGGAAGAATTCATGTATGATAGACTTACAGCAATGAAAGAAAAAAGAGAGTCTACAGGTAATGGAAGACGTGAATCCTATCAAAATAGGCCTATTCCCAGGATGACGAATACATACATTGACAGGGGTAGCGTTGACCCTGAAAAAATTATTAAAGAAACTAAAAAGGGACTTCTGGTAGAAAAAATGGGTGGTGGCCAGGTGAATACAACTAATGGCGACTTTGTATTTGATGTTGCCGAAGGCTACTTAATTGAGAATGGTGAAGTAAAGGAAGCTGTTAGAGGTGCTACCCTAACAGGTAATGGGCCAAAGGTTCTGAGTAAAATAGACATGGTAGGCAATGATTTAGGTTTTGCAATAGGTACCTGCGGTAAGGATGGTCAGGGTGTTCCAGTTTCAGATGCCCAGCCTACACTCCGCGTTACTGAGTTGGTAGTTGGGGGAACAGAAGCCCCAGGTACAGGACCTGAGATCAGAAGAATTCGCAGACTTTAAATCTTAAACTGCATGCTCTATAATTTATGAAAATGAGGGAAGATGATGGAACAAAAATACACGAACATTGGTAAGGATTTAGTTGCAAAAGCAAAAAACCTTGGTGTTGATGCGGCTGAAGTTTACATAATACAGTCCCAGGATTTATCCATTGAAGTATCCAATGGGGAAATAGAAACCCTAAAAAACGCCGAATCAAAGGGAATGGGAATTAGAGTATTTAAGGACGAGGGCATGGGCTATGCATTTTCTTCAGATTTTTCCAATAGTGCTCTGGAAACGGTAGTGCAGCAGGCAGTAGCAAATTCTGCTATTGTTGAAAAGGACCCTTTTAATAAAATGCCTGATGGATTTTATGATTACCCCAAATTAGACCTTTACGACCCTGAGATCGTTTCTACTGACCTGGAGGACAAAATTAATCTGGCCAAAGAAATTGAATTAGCTGCCAAAGCAGAGGATAAAAGAATAACTATTACAGAGAATTCTACATACCAGGATTCAGTTTACTCAATTACCATTGTGAGCTCCCATGGTCTTGAGGCAGTTTATAAAGGAGCCTATTGTGGTGCTTATGCATTTCTGGTTGGTGAAGAAAATGGTGACAGCCAGACTGGTTTTGCCGTTCAATATGGATTAAAATATGCTCAGCTAGACCCACAAAAAATTGGTAGAGAAGCAGCTCAAAAGGCAGTAAGAATGCTGGGAGCCAAAGAAATAGCTACTCAAAAGGCAGCAGTTGTGCTAGATCCCTATGTGGTCACAAATTTCCTTGGAGTTTTATCCCCATCTCTTTCAGCTGAATCCGTGCAAAAGGGTAAGTCCATTTTTGCAGGCAAAATTGGAGAAATAGTTGCTGCCAAAAATGTTTCTATAATAGATGATGGAACCATGCCCGGAGGAATTGCCTCCTCACCTTTTGATGGGGAAGGAGTATCGTCTCAAAAGACTTTTTTAATAGATAAAGGTAGGCTAAATGGCTTCTTATATAATACTTATACTGCAGCTAAAGACAATGTAAAGTCAACAGGCAACGGCACAAGGGGCTCATACAAATCTACACCTGAAGTTGGAACCACCAACTTTTATTTAGATAAGGGAGACATTACAAGAGAAAACCTATTAAAGACTGTGGAGAAGGGGCTTTATGTTACTGAAGTAATGGGTATACATACAGCTAATCCAATCTCTGGTGATTTTTCTGTTGGAGCTGCAGGTCTTTGGATCGAACAGGGAGAGTTTAAAGGGCCTGTCAGAGGTATTGCTATAGCAGGCAATTTAGCAACTCTATTAATGTCTATTGACGGGGTAGCTGATGATTTAACCTTCTTTGTGGGTAAGGGTGCTCCAACTGTTAGAATTAAGGAAATGGTAATAAGTGGTAACTAATGGGAAGGGGGGAAAAGTTTGAAGATATTTGTTATCAATGGCCCCAATCTAAATATGTTGGGGAAGAGGCCGCAAAGCATATATGGCAAGGTGACCTTGGATGAGATTAATAAAGATCTATCTGCCAGGGCAAAGGAATTAGGTTTAGAAGCAGAGTTTTACCAGTCCAATCATGAGGGCGAATTAATAGACATTCTACATAAGGCACATGGCGAAGCAAAGGGAATTATTGTGAATTTAGCTGCATACAGCCATTACAGTATTGCACTGCGAGATGCAGTAGAAATCCTTTCAATACCGGTGATTGAGGTGCATTTGTCAAATATCTATTCGAGAGAGAATTTTAGGCATAAGTCCCTAATCTCCCCCTTGGTTGCTGGTGTACTCTGCGGCTTTGGTCCATTAGGATATAGGCTTGCTTTAGAGGCTATTAAGGATATTTTGCAGTGAATTGCAGGTGTATTTAGTGAAGCATAGAATAGATAAAGTAAGAGCTTATTTAGAAGAAAAGGACATGGACGCCTTTTTAATAATGAAGCCTCAAAATATCAGGTACTTAAGTGGATTTACAGGAAGTAACTGTCAACTCATCATTACCAGATCAAAAAATTTTTTGATTACTGATTTTAGATATATTGAACAGGCCAAAGAGCATAGTCACAATTATCAAGTTTTAAAGCAAGAAAAAAAGATGATAGATGTTGTAAAAGATATATGCCTGCAGGAAAGAATCAAACAAATAGCATTTGAAGAAGATCAGATGGTTTATAAAATGTATGAAACATACTACCAGGCGTTAAAACCTATTTATTTTATTCCCTCATCTGAATTTTTAACCCAAATCAGGGCTATAAAAGATTATGAAGAAATTACTCTTTTAAAGAAAGCCGTTAGCTTTGCTGATCAAGCCTTTGAACATATTTTGCCCTTTATCAAGCCTGGTATTAAAGAAAAAGATATAGCCTTAGAATTGGAATTCTTTCTAAGGAAAAAGGGAGCAGATGCAAAATCCTTTGACTATATAGTTGCTTCAGGAAAAAGAGGCGCTTTGCCCCATGGAATAGCCTCTGACAAGAAGATAGCATTGGGCGAGCTGGTGACAATGGACTTTGGGTGTATTTATGAAGGGTACTGCTCTGATATTACAAGAACTGTTTGTGTAGGTAAAATAGAAAATAAACAGAGGGAAATTTACGATATTGTTTTAGAAGCTCAAACTGTGGGAGTTAATTCATTGAGTGCTAATATGAAATGCCAGGCTGCAGACAGCATAGCACGGGAAATTATAGTGAAAGCAGGGTATGGGGAATATTTTGGGCACTGCCTTGGTCATGGTGTTGGTTTAGAAGTTCATGAGGAGCCCAGATTAACCAAGGATAATGAAAGCCTGCTTCAACCAGGAATGGTTGTAACAGTTGAACCTGGTGTCTATATACCAGGCTTTGGTGGAGTAAGAATAGAGGATATGGTGTTAATTCACAAAAATCATAAAGAAATTTTGACCAAATCATATAAAGAATTGCTAATTATATGATAGAATGAGTTTGGTACATATACATAAGTTGAAAATAGGGGGTTAAAAGGGAATATGATTTCAACTAACGATTTTAGAACTGGATTAACAATTGAAATTGATGGAGATATTTTTACTGTAATCGATTTTCAACATGTTAAGCCTGGGAAGGGCGCTGCCTTTGTTCGTTCAAAGCTAAGAAATATTAGAACTGGTGCAGTAACTGAGCAAACCTTTAGAGCTGGGGAAAAGGTTGCCAAAGCCCACATAGAAAAAAAATCAATGCAGTACTTGTATAATGATGGTGAAAACTTTGTGGTAATGGACAACGATACCTATGATCAACTAAATCTACAAAAACATCACTTTGATGGAAAGGACAAGTTCCTTAAGGACAACATGGCCTTGAGTATTTTAATGTTTGGGTCAGAGGTTATTGGAGTAGAGCTGCCTAACAGTGTTGAACTTGAAGTAATTGAAACAGAACCCGGCATTAAGGGAGATACTGCAACTGGCGCAACCAAGTCAGCCACCTTGGAAACAGGTGCAGTTGTACAAGTCCCCCTATTTATTGAACAAGGTGATATTTTAAGAATTGACACAAGAACAGGTCACTACATTGAAAGGGCATAGTATGTTTTAAAAAATGCAAATTGCGGATACACTATTTAAGAATGTGATTAAAAAATGGAGGTGCAAATGGCATGGAGAATATTAAACAAAAGGTTAGTTACTTAAAAGGTCTAATGGAAGGCATGGAAATTAAGGGTGACAGCAAGGATGGAAAGATATTTGGTGCAATAGTAGATATTCTTGATGAAATGGCTGACGAAATTGAGGAGTTACATGAGGTTCAAGATGAGCTTGAAGAGTATTTAGATAACATGGATGAGGACTTAAGCGAGCTTGAAGAAGATTTTTATGATGAAGCTGAATGTTGCGGACATCACCACGATGAAGATGAAGATGAATTTGATCCAGACGAGGACTATGTAGAAGTTGTATGTCCCGATTGTGGAGATACAGTATGCTTTGAAGCAGACATTCTAGATAATGAAGATTTAATTGAAGTTACCTGTCCCAACTGTGATGCAGTAGTGTTTATTAATGATGAAGATTTTCAAGAGGAAGAAAAACCAGAGGACGAGGATTTATAAAGCTTCAAAGCTCCAAAGTTTTAAAAAATAGTCAAGCGTAAAAAGGGTAGGCTGGTATTTTTACCAGCTACCCTTTTTAATTATGTTATAACCACTTTAAATATATGTACTTTTATTCTTCTACCTTCTCAAAATCTTCTTTACCAGCCCCACATTCTGGGCATACCCAATCGTCTGAAATACTTTCAAAGGCAGTACCTGGATCAACATCATTGTCAGGATCTCCTACTTCGGGATCATAGATGTAACCACAAATTATACATTCCCACTTATCCATTAAACATATCTCCCTTCAATAATAATATTGTTCGTGTACCTTTTATTTTAGTTTTCTAGATGCTTTTGTCAAGGGCATACTACATAAACACATAAAAATTTAATACATTAATGGTCATTTTACTTTTTAAAGCATAATTTCCTTAGACTCTTAATATGAATAGATATGAGAAGGGAGTGAACAAGCCTTGTCAGTTGTTTTTAAACCAGGGTCTCAAGAAGTTCAGATAGCTAGCAATAATAAACCTCCCCAGGACATCTTAAATATTCTTCCTGAGCCTCTTAAAGAAATATTCATTAAAACATGGGAAAGAGAAACGGGTATCGAAGAGATTCGAATTAGAAAAAAGAGACCTTTGATATTTCGCTTAGCAAGGGGAGAGGTCCTTTTCCATGACATGATAGTGTCTAATGAGCTTTTTGATAATGTATTAAGAATAATTAGCAAAAACTCCATCTATGCCCTTGAAAGCGAATTTAGAAATGGCTTTATTACCATTAAAGGAGGACATAGGGTAGGCTTTGCTGGAGAAGCTGTTGTAGAAAAAGACATAATAAAAACTCAAAAAAACCTTGCCAGCCTAAATATACGAATAGCAAGGGCAGTTGTAGGCTGTAGTGTTGAGATTATACCCCATATTATAGATATCTCCAAAAAATCCTTAATGCATTTATTAATTGTTTCTCCCCCTGGATGCGGGAAAACCACTCTATTAAGAGATTTAATAAGGTCTATCAGCCTTGGAATACCAAAATATAATCTAGCCCCCATGCAGGTTGGTCTGGTGGATGAGAGGTCAGAAATTGCCGGCTGCTACCAGGGCATTCCCCAATTAGATGTTGGACCAAGGACAGACATCCTGGATAGATGTCCCAAGGATCAAGGAATGATAATGCTTATTCGGTCCATGGGCCCCGAGGTTATAGCAACAGATGAGCTAGGTGGGCCAAAGGATGTAGAAGCTGTTAGACAGGTTGTAAATGCAGGGATTAAATTTTTAGCTACTGTTCACGGAGACAGCTATGAACAGTTAACCAAAAGACCCTATTTAAAGGAATTGTTAGCAATGGGTATATTCCAAAGATATATTTTCTTAAATAAATTTGGTCCTGGCAAGTGGGTTAAGGATATATTAAATCATCAAGGCGAAAGTGTATTTAAGTTTAAAATGGCCGGACCATAACAGGGGTGCTTCTATGATAGTAAAGATTACAGGATGTATATTAATAATTGGTGCCTGCAGCTACATGGGCTTCTCTTTAGGAAAACAATATAGTGCCAGGTTTGAACAGCTTAGAAAATTAAGAAGCTCTCTGAAAATGCTGGAAACTGAAATCAACTATTCAATGAATCCACTGCCAGAAGCTCTTTTTAAGGTAGGGTCACGAATTTCCTGGCCTGTGGGGATCCTATATGCATATACAGCTGACCTGTTAGCAAAAAACATGGGTCTTCCTATGGAGCAGGTATGGAGAGCAGGTTTAAATAGGCTGGCTGAAGAAAGCTCACTTAAAACAGAAGAACTGGATGTTCTAGATGATTTTGGTATTGGGTTAGGAGGTTCTGACAGAGAGGAACAGCTAAAAAATTTGCACCTTGTTCAAGAGCACTTACGGATCATTGAATTAAAAGCAGAAAGCGATAGGAACAAGTATGAAAGAATGTACAAAACACTAGGAGTGCTTGCAGGTGCAGCACTAGCACTGGTTATAATATAGCCCAATTAAGAACTCATGGAGGGAAGTTTAAATGGCAAATTTAGATTTGGTTTTTAAGTTAGCTGGGCTTGCTATGATTATTACTGTGATACATGCTCTTTTGAAACAGGCGGGAAGAGATGAATATGCGTCCTTATCCTTACTGGCAGGTGTAACTATAGCTTTATTATGGGTACTACCTGCAATTGTTGAACTGCTTTCTACTGTGAGGTCTGTATTCCAACTATACTAAAGGGCGGTGGCTAAAATGGAAATCTTGCAGATTGTAGGTTTAGGAATCTTAGCTGCCATCATCATAGTTCTAGTAAAGCAGGCCAATTTTCCAACAGCTGCTATAATTCTTAGTATCCTTGTTGGAGCAACGATCTTTCTTATGATGCTTACAAAGATTGGTGCTATTATTGATATTCTCCAACAGCTAGCAGACCGGGCAAATGTAAATCAGTTTTATTTAGCTACAATCCTCAAAATAATTGGTATAGCATATATAGCTGAATTTGGATCACAAATGTGCAGGGATTCAGGAGAATCTGCAATAGCAAGCAAAATCGAGTTTGCTGCAAAAATTTTAATAATGATTTTAGCCATACCTATATTTGCAGCCATTCTCGAGTCTATAATTCGTCTGTTGCCGTGAGGTGTAAATATGAGAAAACTAATTATTATGGCATTTGTTTTCCTAATCTTTGCATTAGCCTGCCCAGTAATGGCGGATACGGAAGAGGCCTATACTTATGATTTAGAAGAACAGATCAATGAACAGCTGGATAATTTAAACCTAACTGAGATTGAAGAATTTATTAACCAGATAGATCAGGAAATTGGACAATATATACCGGAAATATCATTAACTAAAACAATCCAGGGTATTAGAGATGGAGATATCAGTCTGCAGCTGGGGGATATCTTTAATGGAATAATAAGGTTTATTTTTAGAGAGTTTATTGCTCACTCGGCTCTTTTAGGAAAGCTTATAGTGTTGGCAATGATATGTGTGCTTTTGCAAAACCTGCAATCGGCCTTTGCAGGAAGTACAGTTGGAAGGCTATCCTATGGAATTACCTATCTAGTATTAATAACAATAGCAGTGAGTTCCTTTATCCTGGTAGTTGAAACAGGAAAAACGGCCATTGAACAGATGGTAACCTTCGTACAAGCCCTGCTGCCTATCCTGTTGACCCTTCTAGCAGCCATGGGCGGCCTTACAAGTGCAGCCTTTATCCATCCCTTTATGATGGTAGCCCTAGCTGTTATTACCACAATTATAAGTACAATAGTCTTTCCAATGATTCATTTTTATGCTGTGTTGAGTATTGTCAGCCACATATCAGAGAAGTTTAAGGTTAGCCAATTAGCTGCTTTAATAAAAGACATTACAATGGGAATAATGATGCTTTGTATGACTCTGTTTGTGGGGGCCCTGGGATTTCAGGGAGTAACTGGTGTAGTAGCAGATTCCCTGACCTTGAGGACAGCTAAATTTTTAACAGGTTCTTTTATACCAGTTGTTGGGCATATGCTTACAGACGCATTAGAGGCTGTTGTTGGAACCTCCATTCTACTAAAAAATGCTATTGGTCTGGTAGGAGTATTGGTGTTAGTGATAATCTGGGTATTTCCAATGCTGAAGATTTTAGTAATAGGAATAATATATAGGCTTGCGGGAGCCCTAGTGCAGCCCTTTGGAGAAAGTCAGATAGGGGATGCACTTCAAACAATGTCCAGGTGTATAAATCTTGTATTTGCTGCGGTAGCTGCTGTGGGACTTATGTTTTTCATTGGTGTGAGCATTATTATAGGTCTAGGCAACGTAACTGTTATGATGAGGTAGGTGTTCATGGTGCTGGAAACACTAGGGGGATTAGTTAGTAATATAGCTGTAATTGTCATATTAGCGGTTTTTGTAGAAATGCTTCTGCCAAACAATGATATAACAAAATATCTCAGGCTGATTATGGGCTTGTTTATAATAGTTACCATTCTTGCTCCAATAATGACCTTACTTGAAAAGGAGGATTCCTTCGAAGTGGCTACATGGAATTTTGCAGCTGATAACAGACAACTGGAATCCATATTAAAAAAAGGTGAAGACATGGGGAAGTCAAATATTGAAAAGGCTTCACAGGAATATATAAAAAGAATAGAGGGCCAAATCATCGCCCTGGTTAGACTTATTCCTGAGGTAGACAAGGTAAGTGCTGCAATTGCAGTTCATAGCAATGAAGATGTGAGATTTGGCAGTATAAAGGGAGTAATAATCTGGGCTGCCCTGTCAGAAAGTGAACCTTTAAAGGAGGATTTAATCCCTAAAATAGATCCTATAGACATAGATTTAAGCAAAATTTCAGAAGAAGCTGAGCAACCCAAGGAAGTAGTAAAAAACCATCATGACATCAACAAAATAGAAAATCAAATCCGAGATACCATATCTAGCTTTTATGGTTTACAAAAAAGCCAAATTCAAATCAAATGGAATTAACGGGAGGGATTTAAATGGATGGTAAAAAAATAAAAGGTCTTAAGCTGCCGGAGATTAGACTGCCTGAAAAGCAAAAAAAAGTTCTATTGATTGCAGTATTAGTGCTTGGTTTTGGTGTGCTATTGGCAGGCTATAGGGGCATACCTTCAGCTAACAATAATATGCGTGTAGACGAGCAAATACCCAATCTAACAACTGTTGTTTCCTATACATCAGCTATTACACAGGCAGAGGCAGCCCTTGAGCAAAGGCTTGAAAGAATCCTGACTAAAATGGATGGAGTTGGCAATGTTTCTGTATCAGTGGTTTTTAAGGAAAGCCCAGAATATGAATATGCAGTTAATGTTAGTACATCAGAAAAATCCATAACTGAAAGTGACCAATCCGGCGGCAATAGGGTTACTCTAGATACTACAGAGAGCGGACAGCTTGTTTTAGTTCGGTCTGCTAATAACACAGGTGAAAAGCCTGTTGTGGTAAAAGAAATCAAGCCAGAAATCTTAGGAGTCCTTGTTGTGGCCCAGGGAGCCAGCAATCCCCTTGTGAAAGCAGAATTAACCAGAGCAGTCCAGACTCTTCTTGGAATTAGTCTAGATCAGGTTACAGTAGTCTCAGGAGAAGGTAGGTGAAAAAAATGACCATCATAACCAATAGATATACTTTAGGTC
This DNA window, taken from Desulfitibacter alkalitolerans DSM 16504, encodes the following:
- the aroQ gene encoding type II 3-dehydroquinate dehydratase; the encoded protein is MKIFVINGPNLNMLGKRPQSIYGKVTLDEINKDLSARAKELGLEAEFYQSNHEGELIDILHKAHGEAKGIIVNLAAYSHYSIALRDAVEILSIPVIEVHLSNIYSRENFRHKSLISPLVAGVLCGFGPLGYRLALEAIKDILQ
- the spoIIIAD gene encoding stage III sporulation protein AD; the protein is MEILQIVGLGILAAIIIVLVKQANFPTAAIILSILVGATIFLMMLTKIGAIIDILQQLADRANVNQFYLATILKIIGIAYIAEFGSQMCRDSGESAIASKIEFAAKILIMILAIPIFAAILESIIRLLP
- a CDS encoding M24 family metallopeptidase, whose translation is MKHRIDKVRAYLEEKDMDAFLIMKPQNIRYLSGFTGSNCQLIITRSKNFLITDFRYIEQAKEHSHNYQVLKQEKKMIDVVKDICLQERIKQIAFEEDQMVYKMYETYYQALKPIYFIPSSEFLTQIRAIKDYEEITLLKKAVSFADQAFEHILPFIKPGIKEKDIALELEFFLRKKGADAKSFDYIVASGKRGALPHGIASDKKIALGELVTMDFGCIYEGYCSDITRTVCVGKIENKQREIYDIVLEAQTVGVNSLSANMKCQAADSIAREIIVKAGYGEYFGHCLGHGVGLEVHEEPRLTKDNESLLQPGMVVTVEPGVYIPGFGGVRIEDMVLIHKNHKEILTKSYKELLII
- the efp gene encoding elongation factor P — its product is MISTNDFRTGLTIEIDGDIFTVIDFQHVKPGKGAAFVRSKLRNIRTGAVTEQTFRAGEKVAKAHIEKKSMQYLYNDGENFVVMDNDTYDQLNLQKHHFDGKDKFLKDNMALSILMFGSEVIGVELPNSVELEVIETEPGIKGDTATGATKSATLETGAVVQVPLFIEQGDILRIDTRTGHYIERA
- the spoIIIAC gene encoding stage III sporulation protein AC; this encodes MANLDLVFKLAGLAMIITVIHALLKQAGRDEYASLSLLAGVTIALLWVLPAIVELLSTVRSVFQLY
- the spoIIIAE gene encoding stage III sporulation protein AE, with protein sequence MRKLIIMAFVFLIFALACPVMADTEEAYTYDLEEQINEQLDNLNLTEIEEFINQIDQEIGQYIPEISLTKTIQGIRDGDISLQLGDIFNGIIRFIFREFIAHSALLGKLIVLAMICVLLQNLQSAFAGSTVGRLSYGITYLVLITIAVSSFILVVETGKTAIEQMVTFVQALLPILLTLLAAMGGLTSAAFIHPFMMVALAVITTIISTIVFPMIHFYAVLSIVSHISEKFKVSQLAALIKDITMGIMMLCMTLFVGALGFQGVTGVVADSLTLRTAKFLTGSFIPVVGHMLTDALEAVVGTSILLKNAIGLVGVLVLVIIWVFPMLKILVIGIIYRLAGALVQPFGESQIGDALQTMSRCINLVFAAVAAVGLMFFIGVSIIIGLGNVTVMMR
- a CDS encoding TldD/PmbA family protein; the protein is MMEQKYTNIGKDLVAKAKNLGVDAAEVYIIQSQDLSIEVSNGEIETLKNAESKGMGIRVFKDEGMGYAFSSDFSNSALETVVQQAVANSAIVEKDPFNKMPDGFYDYPKLDLYDPEIVSTDLEDKINLAKEIELAAKAEDKRITITENSTYQDSVYSITIVSSHGLEAVYKGAYCGAYAFLVGEENGDSQTGFAVQYGLKYAQLDPQKIGREAAQKAVRMLGAKEIATQKAAVVLDPYVVTNFLGVLSPSLSAESVQKGKSIFAGKIGEIVAAKNVSIIDDGTMPGGIASSPFDGEGVSSQKTFLIDKGRLNGFLYNTYTAAKDNVKSTGNGTRGSYKSTPEVGTTNFYLDKGDITRENLLKTVEKGLYVTEVMGIHTANPISGDFSVGAAGLWIEQGEFKGPVRGIAIAGNLATLLMSIDGVADDLTFFVGKGAPTVRIKEMVISGN
- the spoIIIAF gene encoding stage III sporulation protein AF, which encodes MVLETLGGLVSNIAVIVILAVFVEMLLPNNDITKYLRLIMGLFIIVTILAPIMTLLEKEDSFEVATWNFAADNRQLESILKKGEDMGKSNIEKASQEYIKRIEGQIIALVRLIPEVDKVSAAIAVHSNEDVRFGSIKGVIIWAALSESEPLKEDLIPKIDPIDIDLSKISEEAEQPKEVVKNHHDINKIENQIRDTISSFYGLQKSQIQIKWN
- the spoIIIAA gene encoding stage III sporulation protein AA — encoded protein: MSVVFKPGSQEVQIASNNKPPQDILNILPEPLKEIFIKTWERETGIEEIRIRKKRPLIFRLARGEVLFHDMIVSNELFDNVLRIISKNSIYALESEFRNGFITIKGGHRVGFAGEAVVEKDIIKTQKNLASLNIRIARAVVGCSVEIIPHIIDISKKSLMHLLIVSPPGCGKTTLLRDLIRSISLGIPKYNLAPMQVGLVDERSEIAGCYQGIPQLDVGPRTDILDRCPKDQGMIMLIRSMGPEVIATDELGGPKDVEAVRQVVNAGIKFLATVHGDSYEQLTKRPYLKELLAMGIFQRYIFLNKFGPGKWVKDILNHQGESVFKFKMAGP
- a CDS encoding TldD/PmbA family protein; translated protein: MIKKTDLQEILAVAKKYGGDFAEIFIEKKNSSGVGLEAGKIERVVSGVDIGAGIRVITGENTSYAYTNDLSIEALMNAARIVAKSAGNDENPVSIDLSKEYKQRNVHVEKEPDTIPIDKKVEKVVEANRVAREVDDRIKQVMVGYGDVVQEVVIANSLGELVEDKRIRTRFVVNSVAAEGSLIQTGYEAVGSFAGFELFDEMDSMDIAKKAARRAVKMLEARPAPSGRMPVVMTSQSGGTMVHEACGHGLEADLAQKKLSVYAGKKGEQVAAPEVTVIDDGTMKKYGYLTWDDEGVKSRRNTLIKKGVLEEFMYDRLTAMKEKRESTGNGRRESYQNRPIPRMTNTYIDRGSVDPEKIIKETKKGLLVEKMGGGQVNTTNGDFVFDVAEGYLIENGEVKEAVRGATLTGNGPKVLSKIDMVGNDLGFAIGTCGKDGQGVPVSDAQPTLRVTELVVGGTEAPGTGPEIRRIRRL
- the spoIIIAB gene encoding stage III sporulation protein SpoIIIAB, translating into MIVKITGCILIIGACSYMGFSLGKQYSARFEQLRKLRSSLKMLETEINYSMNPLPEALFKVGSRISWPVGILYAYTADLLAKNMGLPMEQVWRAGLNRLAEESSLKTEELDVLDDFGIGLGGSDREEQLKNLHLVQEHLRIIELKAESDRNKYERMYKTLGVLAGAALALVII
- the rd gene encoding rubredoxin, yielding MDKWECIICGYIYDPEVGDPDNDVDPGTAFESISDDWVCPECGAGKEDFEKVEE
- a CDS encoding CD1247 N-terminal domain-containing protein, producing MENIKQKVSYLKGLMEGMEIKGDSKDGKIFGAIVDILDEMADEIEELHEVQDELEEYLDNMDEDLSELEEDFYDEAECCGHHHDEDEDEFDPDEDYVEVVCPDCGDTVCFEADILDNEDLIEVTCPNCDAVVFINDEDFQEEEKPEDEDL